The Impatiens glandulifera chromosome 3, dImpGla2.1, whole genome shotgun sequence genome contains a region encoding:
- the LOC124930540 gene encoding aspartic proteinase CDR1-like, producing the protein MANISFYHATLVLYILLQLSATSPTDALRGFTTPFIHRDSPASPFYDPSLSQGDRTTEAIRRSISRLSRFKSALNLLNDDVKETEDVDTKIVSGSGEYLMEFYVGTPPFKQLAIADTGSDITWTQCLPCVSCFKQNQPIFNSENSSTFRPLTCGSSLCQALEDSSACSGTSGTCKYQLGYGDSSSSLGVLATETYTMGGTSIPKLVYGCSHDSQGTFRPDAAGIVGLGGGSLSLVGQLGKSIAGKFSYCLMSDNKVGVSSNISFGSNAIVSGSDVVTTPMVSKSPSTFYYLTLESISVGGDNNKRFPFKNVNQVEEGNIIIDSGTTLTLLPSDMYQSLEDSLKSAINAKPIEDPHGILNLCYNNKEGFTAPSITAHFAGGADLTLSTSSTFVLNGDLLCLAFRPDDQVAIFGNLSQMNFLIGYDLENRTVSFKPTDCSKE; encoded by the coding sequence ATGGCTAACATTTCTTTTTACCATGCAACCCTAGTCTTATACATCTTGTTACAACTTTCGGCCACATCACCTACAGACGCATTACGTGGTTTTACCACCCCTTTCATTCATAGAGATTCACCAGCATCTCCATTTTACGACCCCTCCTTAAGTCAAGGCGATCGAACCACTGAAGCCATTCGTCGTTCTATCTCTCGCTTGTCTCGTTTCAAGTCGGCCCTTAACCTCCTAAACGACGATGTCAAGGAAACCGAAGATGTGGACACCAAAATCGTTTCGGGTAGTGGAGAGTATCTCATGGAGTTTTACGTGGGCACCCCACCCTTCAAGCAACTAGCGATCGCTGACACTGGAAGCGATATTACATGGACTCAGTGCCTTCCATGCGTAAGTTGCTTCAAGCAGAATCAACCAATTTTTAATTCGGAGAATTCGTCAACTTTTCGTCCATTGACTTGCGGTTCAAGTTTATGTCAAGCCCTAGAAGACTCGAGTGCATGCTCGGGTACAAGTGGAACGTGTAAATACCAATTAGGTTATGGCGATAGTTCCTCAAGCCTTGGAGTCTTGGCTACGGAAACTTATACCATGGGGGGAACATCGATCCCAAAATTGGTTTATGGATGCTCACACGACAGCCAAGGCACCTTTCGGCCAGATGCTGCCGGAATTGTAGGGCTTGGAGGTGGTTCCCTTTCGCTAGTTGGGCAACTTGGAAAATCGATAGCCGGAAAATTCTCTTATTGTTTGATGTCCGATAATAAAGTTGGTGTGAGTAGCAATATTAGTTTTGGCTCAAACGCGATTGTATCCGGTTCGGACGTGGTCACCACTCCAATGGTCTCAAAGAGCCCGTCAACTTTCTATTACCTCACATTGGAATCGATTAGTGTTGGTGGAGACAATAACAAGcgatttccatttaaaaatgttaaccAAGTTGAAGAAGGTAATATCATAATTGATTCGGGCACTACTCTAACTCTTTTACCATCCGACATGTACCAAAGTTTGGAAGATTCATTGAAAAGTGCGATTAATGCAAAACCGATTGAGGATCCACACGGAATTTTGAATCTTTGTTACAATAATAAAGAGGGCTTTACCGCTCCATCTATCACCGCCCATTTTGCTGGTGGCGCCGACTTGACATTGTCGACATCGAGTACTTTTGTTTTGAATGGAGATTTGTTGTGTTTGGCTTTCAGGCCCGATGATCAAGTGGCTATATTTGGAAACTTGTCACAAATGAATTTCTTGATCGGATATGATCTTGAGAATCGTACTGTCTCCTTCAAGCCTACGGATTGCTCTAAAGagtaa
- the LOC124930541 gene encoding aspartic proteinase CDR1-like gives MTNISFYHATLALYILLQLSATSPADALRGFTTSFIHRDSPASPFYDPSLSQADRTTGAIRRSISRLSRFKSALNLPNNDVKQTEDVNSKIVWASGDYLMEFYVGTPPFKQLAIADTGSDITWTQCLPCENCFKQDQPIFNSENSSTFRPLTCGSSLCQALGDSNACKETNGTCQYQLGYGDFSSSVGVLAMETYTIGGTSIPKLAYGCSHESQGTFQPDTAGIVGLGGGSFSLIGQLGKSIAGKFSYCLASYHKNRVSQKSSNISFGSNAIVSGSGVVTTSLVSKSPKTFYYLTLEALSVGGDNKTRFPFKGVNAVEKGNIIIDSGTTLTILPSNMYQSLEDSMKRAIRADPVQDPQGLLNLCYKNVEGFTAPTITAHFAGGADLVLPDTSTFVLNGDLLCLAIVPNDGVAIYGNLSQVDFLIGYDLENRTVSFKPTDCSKE, from the coding sequence ATGACTAACATTTCTTTTTACCATGCAACCCTAGCTTTATACATATTGTTACAACTTTCGGCAACATCACCTGCAGATGCATTACGCGGTTTTACCACCAGTTTCATTCATAGAGATTCACCCGCATCGCCATTTTACGACCCCTCGTTAAGTCAAGCCGATCGAACAACTGGAGCCATTCGTCGTTCTATCTCACGCTTGTCTCGTTTCAAGTCGGCCCTTAACCTCCCCAACAACGATGTCAAACAAACCGAAGACGTGAACTCGAAAATCGTGTGGGCTAGTGGAGATTACCTCATGGAGTTTTACGTGGGCACACCGCCCTTCAAGCAACTAGCGATAGCTGATACCGGTAGCGATATTACATGGACTCAGTGTCTTCCATGCGAAAACTGCTTCAAGCAAGATCAACCTATTTTTAATTCAGAAAACTCGTCAACTTTTCGACCATTGACTTGTGGTTCAAGTTTATGCCAAGCCCTAGGAGATTCGAATGCATGCAAGGAGACAAACGGAACTTGTCAATACCAATTAGGGTACGGCGACTTTTCCTCCAGCGTTGGTGTCTTAGCTATGGAAACTTATACCATAGGGGGAACATCAATACCGAAATTGGCTTATGGTTGTTCTCATGAAAGCCAAGGTACGTTCCAACCAGATACTGCCGGAATTGTAGGGCTTGGAGGTGGATCCTTTTCGCTAATCGGCCAGCTTGGAAAATCGATAGCCGGGAAATTCTCTTATTGCTTGGCGTCTTATCATAAAAATCGTGTGAGCCAGAAAAGCAGCAATATTAGTTTTGGCTCAAATGCGATTGTGTCCGGGTCGGGCGTGGTCACAACTTCATTGGTCTCAAAGAGTCCGAAAACTTTCTATTACCTCACCTTGGAAGCGCTTAGTGTTGGAGGAGACAATAAAACGAGATTTCCATTTAAAGGAGTTAATGCTGTTGAAAAGGGTAATATCATAATTGATTCAGGCACGACACTAACTATTTTACCCTCGAATATGTACCAAAGTTTGGAGGATTCAATGAAAAGAGCAATTCGGGCCGACCCGGTTCAAGATCCACAAGGACTTTTGAATCTTTGTTATAAAAATGTCGAGGGATTTACTGCCCCAACAATCACTGCCCATTTTGCTGGTGGTGCTGATTTGGTGTTGCCGGATACGAGCACTTTCGTTTTGAATGGAGATTTATTGTGTTTGGCGATCGTTCCTAACGATGGGGTGGCCATATATGGAAATTTATCGCAAGTCGATTTCTTGATTGGGTATGATCTTGAGAACCGTACTGTCTCTTTTAAGCCAACTGATTGTTCAAAGGAGTAG